The following proteins are co-located in the Candidatus Phytoplasma asteris genome:
- a CDS encoding NAD(P)H-dependent glycerol-3-phosphate dehydrogenase, whose translation MKITIIGSGAWGSTLAQVLTDNNNQVLLYDTNLSYVEKINQGKHPIFNAPLVNVKAVSCLKQALDYSDLIVLAVPMKFMRHLLKQIALMLTTPKSFVNVSKGIEPLTFLRVSEIVKQVIPAPLLANFASLMGPSHAEEVILRKLTLLTAASSNPAFALEIQKLFSCPNYLKVYTSSDLVGNEICSAFKNVLAFINGILVAKNFGINSQAALMSRGILEMSVLVTFYQGNPQTVLGLPGLGDLIVTAFSKYSRNFNAGAKIAAGITYQQIIDSSLQTIEGFQTLNAFYQLQLKHNLDLPIIQASYQLIFESKPFETVFATLMQRPFKSEF comes from the coding sequence ATGAAAATTACTATTATTGGCAGTGGTGCTTGGGGTTCTACTTTGGCACAAGTTTTAACTGATAACAACAATCAAGTTTTACTCTATGACACTAACCTTTCTTATGTGGAAAAAATAAATCAAGGAAAACATCCCATTTTTAATGCTCCACTAGTAAATGTCAAAGCAGTTTCTTGCCTTAAACAAGCCCTTGATTATTCTGATTTGATAGTTTTGGCAGTTCCTATGAAATTTATGCGTCATCTTCTCAAACAAATTGCCCTTATGTTAACTACTCCCAAATCGTTTGTCAATGTTTCTAAAGGTATTGAACCTTTAACTTTTTTGCGTGTTTCTGAAATTGTCAAACAAGTTATTCCTGCCCCTCTTTTAGCTAATTTTGCTTCCTTAATGGGTCCATCGCATGCTGAAGAAGTTATTTTACGCAAATTAACTCTGTTAACTGCAGCTTCTTCCAATCCCGCTTTTGCCTTGGAAATTCAAAAATTATTTTCTTGCCCTAATTATTTGAAAGTATATACTTCTTCTGATTTGGTAGGAAATGAAATTTGCAGTGCTTTTAAAAATGTTTTAGCCTTTATTAACGGTATTTTAGTAGCCAAGAACTTTGGAATTAATTCTCAAGCAGCTTTGATGAGTCGTGGTATTTTAGAAATGTCGGTGTTAGTTACTTTTTATCAAGGAAACCCCCAAACCGTTTTAGGACTTCCAGGATTAGGTGATTTAATTGTGACTGCTTTTAGCAAATACTCCAGAAATTTTAATGCTGGTGCTAAAATTGCTGCAGGCATTACTTACCAACAAATTATTGACTCTTCTTTGCAAACCATCGAAGGATTCCAAACTCTTAATGCTTTTTATCAATTGCAATTAAAACATAATTTAGATCTGCCCATTATTCAAGCCTCTTATCAATTAATTTTTGAATCCAAGCCCTTTGAAACTGTTTTTGCAACTTTAATGCAAAGACCTTTCAAAAGTGAATTCTAA
- the cmk gene encoding (d)CMP kinase: MKSFKIAIDGPAGSGKSTISKKLSQKLGWNHIDTGAMFRALTLYLLENEVSWHHEKSLNQALDKINLSYSCNKIFLNQEDVSLKIKSLDVEKHVSSVALIPAVRTKLLKLQKEICGNTPNLIMDGRDIGTVVMPDANLKIFLTANITKRALRKQQEDAQKGKITDIAQIMKQLKERDHKDYHRQLAPLSKALDAILLDTTELSIDEVIAKIIALIDKKRRT, from the coding sequence ATGAAAAGTTTTAAAATCGCCATTGATGGTCCGGCAGGTTCTGGCAAAAGCACTATTAGTAAAAAGTTGTCCCAAAAATTAGGTTGGAATCACATTGATACTGGAGCAATGTTTCGGGCACTAACTTTATATTTGTTAGAAAATGAAGTTTCATGGCATCATGAAAAAAGTCTTAATCAAGCTTTAGATAAAATCAATCTTTCTTATTCTTGTAATAAAATTTTTCTTAATCAAGAAGACGTTTCTTTAAAAATTAAGTCTTTGGACGTCGAAAAACATGTCTCTTCAGTAGCTTTAATTCCTGCTGTAAGAACTAAATTATTGAAATTGCAAAAAGAAATTTGTGGCAATACTCCTAATTTAATTATGGATGGAAGAGATATTGGAACAGTTGTAATGCCAGATGCTAATTTAAAAATTTTTCTTACTGCCAACATTACTAAAAGAGCTTTGAGAAAACAACAAGAAGATGCCCAAAAAGGAAAAATCACAGACATTGCTCAAATTATGAAACAACTCAAGGAACGCGATCATAAAGATTATCATCGCCAACTTGCTCCCTTATCTAAAGCTTTAGATGCCATTTTACTAGATACTACCGAATTATCGATTGATGAAGTAATTGCCAAAATTATTGCCTTAATTGATAAAAAAAGGAGAACTTAA
- the der gene encoding ribosome biogenesis GTPase Der: protein MSFKIAIVGRPNVGKSSLFNRIIGKRHAITHQKAGITRDRIYATAEWLTKTFGVIDTGGIEIQSTPFLEQIKLQAQLAVDEADVIVFVVDGQTGLTQNDIYLAKLLYKTKKPVLLAVNKIDNHNLLSNTYEFYALGFDTPFAISTQHGIGIGDLLDKIVFLMRDAALISDSSFLEDLPIDTALQSPPSEFNYEIPEKQLLEPEQNQNQEKDNNIIKFCVVGRPNVGKSTLTNSLLASQRMIVSDMAGTTTDAVDTFFENDGQKYQIIDTAGIKKRGKIYEQEDKYSVLRALGALEKADIACLVLDAKEGILEQDKNIAGFILEHHKACIIIVNKWDLLEKDTNTLKNFEQKIRQEFVFLSYAPVIFLSALKKSRLTQIFAILKRVFNNYKSQFSTSLLNDILQEATLITPPTFFNQKKAKFQYIFQTKTKAPEFLCFVNDPKHIHFSYERFLKNQFRKSLDLEGTPLKIIFHQKKSNF, encoded by the coding sequence ATGTCTTTTAAAATTGCTATTGTGGGTCGTCCTAATGTTGGCAAATCAAGTTTGTTTAACCGCATTATTGGGAAAAGACACGCTATTACTCATCAAAAAGCAGGCATTACTCGGGACCGCATTTATGCTACTGCCGAGTGGCTTACTAAAACATTTGGAGTTATTGATACGGGCGGTATCGAAATTCAATCAACTCCTTTTTTGGAACAAATTAAATTACAAGCTCAACTTGCAGTTGATGAAGCTGATGTAATTGTTTTTGTAGTTGATGGGCAAACAGGACTTACTCAAAATGACATTTATTTAGCTAAACTTTTGTATAAAACTAAAAAACCAGTTCTTTTGGCAGTTAATAAAATTGACAACCACAATTTATTATCTAACACTTATGAATTTTATGCTCTGGGATTTGATACTCCTTTTGCAATTAGTACTCAACATGGTATAGGTATAGGTGATTTGTTAGATAAAATTGTTTTTCTTATGCGCGATGCTGCTTTAATTTCTGATTCTTCCTTTTTAGAAGACCTTCCAATAGATACAGCTTTGCAAAGCCCCCCTTCCGAATTTAATTATGAAATCCCAGAAAAACAACTGTTAGAACCAGAACAAAACCAAAACCAAGAAAAAGACAACAACATTATTAAATTTTGTGTTGTGGGACGCCCAAACGTTGGCAAATCAACCCTTACTAATTCTCTTTTAGCATCCCAAAGAATGATTGTCTCTGATATGGCAGGAACTACCACCGATGCTGTTGATACTTTTTTTGAAAATGATGGGCAAAAATACCAAATTATTGACACTGCAGGTATTAAAAAAAGAGGTAAAATTTATGAACAAGAAGACAAATACAGCGTTTTGCGTGCTTTAGGTGCTTTGGAAAAAGCAGATATTGCTTGTTTAGTTTTAGATGCTAAAGAAGGTATTTTAGAACAAGATAAAAATATTGCAGGGTTTATTTTAGAACATCATAAAGCTTGCATTATTATTGTCAATAAATGGGATTTGTTAGAAAAAGATACCAATACCCTAAAGAACTTTGAGCAAAAAATTCGTCAAGAGTTTGTTTTTTTATCTTATGCGCCTGTTATTTTCTTATCAGCTTTGAAAAAAAGTCGTCTTACTCAAATTTTTGCTATTTTAAAACGAGTTTTTAACAATTATAAAAGTCAGTTTAGCACTAGTCTTTTAAACGATATTTTACAAGAAGCAACTCTTATAACTCCTCCCACTTTCTTTAATCAAAAAAAAGCTAAGTTTCAATATATTTTTCAAACTAAAACCAAAGCTCCTGAATTTCTTTGTTTTGTTAATGACCCTAAACATATTCATTTTTCTTATGAAAGATTTTTAAAAAATCAATTTAGAAAAAGCCTTGATTTAGAAGGAACACCCCTCAAAATTATTTTTCATCAAAAAAAGTCTAATTTTTAA
- the rsmI gene encoding 16S rRNA (cytidine(1402)-2'-O)-methyltransferase, with product MLFQQQSFCNAKPTLYLVATPIGNLEDITLRALATLKEVFLILAEDTRRAKKLLHTYQIQTPLLSYYEHNQTRRLPQILELLSQGKNIALISDAGTPLISDPGFSLVCEVQKHGFNVVAIPGVSAFLTAFMTSAIPSPFIFLAFLPRLSQALEKYLLQYKNASESLVIYESPHRIKKTLLLIHKLYGNRKISLARELTKKFETIINGNLDSILEFDLINKGEYVIVVAGNPNPNEHLLALSINDHVLFYLKLGFNEKEAFSKVAQERNITKKEIYHQYKIKNPQS from the coding sequence ATGTTATTTCAACAACAAAGTTTTTGCAACGCCAAACCTACTTTATATTTGGTAGCAACTCCAATAGGCAATTTAGAAGACATCACCTTAAGAGCACTTGCCACTTTAAAAGAAGTTTTTTTAATTTTAGCAGAAGATACTAGAAGAGCCAAAAAACTTTTACACACTTATCAAATCCAAACACCTTTACTTTCTTATTATGAACACAATCAAACAAGAAGGCTACCTCAAATTTTAGAACTTTTATCACAAGGAAAAAATATTGCCTTAATTAGTGATGCAGGCACTCCTCTTATTAGCGATCCTGGGTTTTCTTTGGTTTGTGAAGTGCAAAAACATGGTTTTAATGTGGTAGCGATTCCAGGAGTATCTGCTTTTTTAACTGCTTTTATGACTTCTGCCATCCCCTCACCTTTTATCTTTTTGGCTTTTTTACCCCGTTTGTCTCAAGCTTTGGAAAAATATTTACTCCAATATAAAAACGCCTCAGAAAGCCTTGTTATTTACGAATCTCCTCATAGAATTAAAAAGACTTTACTTTTAATACATAAATTATATGGTAATAGAAAAATTTCTTTAGCGCGCGAATTGACTAAAAAATTCGAAACCATTATCAATGGCAATCTTGACTCTATTTTAGAATTTGATTTAATTAATAAGGGCGAATATGTCATTGTTGTTGCAGGCAACCCCAACCCCAACGAACATTTGCTTGCTCTAAGCATAAACGATCACGTTCTTTTTTACCTTAAATTAGGCTTTAACGAAAAAGAGGCTTTTAGCAAAGTTGCTCAAGAAAGAAACATTACCAAAAAAGAAATTTATCACCAATACAAAATCAAAAACCCCCAATCTTGA
- a CDS encoding AAA family ATPase produces MSSETKFNDVAGMEEEKQLLQRFIDFLKEPKKYHEAGAKIPKGILLYGPPGTGKTLLVKALAGESDSSFYAFSGTDFLQRIHGDGAKKVRDLFEKTKTHKTSIIFIDEIDSFGIARNDFSQKEKEITTELLNQMDGIKSKDNENNVILIAATNRVESLDSALLRPGRFDYVVNVLLPDLKARKAILKLCAKGKQIADEDINLEQLAQETQGLSGAQLKAILNEASMLQAEKNK; encoded by the coding sequence ATCTCAAGTGAAACTAAATTTAATGATGTGGCAGGGATGGAAGAAGAAAAACAACTTCTCCAACGTTTTATTGATTTTTTAAAAGAACCTAAAAAATATCATGAAGCAGGAGCCAAAATTCCTAAAGGAATTTTGTTGTATGGACCTCCAGGAACAGGAAAAACCTTACTTGTAAAAGCTCTTGCAGGTGAATCAGACTCATCCTTTTATGCTTTTAGTGGTACTGATTTTTTGCAAAGAATTCATGGTGATGGTGCTAAAAAAGTAAGAGATTTGTTTGAAAAAACAAAAACCCATAAAACAAGCATTATTTTTATTGATGAAATTGATTCTTTTGGTATTGCTAGAAACGATTTTAGCCAAAAAGAAAAAGAAATAACTACAGAATTATTAAATCAAATGGATGGGATTAAATCCAAAGATAATGAAAATAATGTCATTTTGATAGCTGCTACTAACAGAGTAGAATCTCTAGATTCTGCCTTGCTTCGTCCAGGACGTTTTGATTATGTAGTTAATGTTTTGCTCCCTGACCTTAAAGCAAGAAAAGCTATTTTAAAATTATGTGCTAAAGGCAAACAAATAGCTGATGAGGATATTAATTTAGAACAATTAGCCCAAGAAACCCAAGGATTAAGTGGTGCTCAACTCAAAGCCATTTTAAATGAGGCTTCAATGCTTCAAGCAGAAAAAAACAAATAA
- the truB gene encoding tRNA pseudouridine(55) synthase TruB, translated as MNGFFLVNKPEKMTSHDVVFQIKKKFHFDKVGHTGTLDPLASGLLIICVGKATKLAFLFDKLPKTYQGTFLFNKHYDTLDVTGKLLDTKNTPLTDCTIQKSFASFHQKKYLQIPPMFSAVKIKGKKMYRLARKNQVVDIPPREVFIHHFEKTSLFCRDQVDFLAHVSKGTYIRSLARDLALQLNTYGALLRLQRTVIGTHLLQNAKTIENLELNDLILDSTFFAAYDELILNDYLIKLVKNGTHLDQRQITTKKPFIVKDSNKNFVAYYDTLDENKYYPRYFF; from the coding sequence ATGAACGGATTTTTTTTAGTCAACAAACCAGAAAAGATGACATCACATGATGTAGTTTTTCAAATTAAAAAAAAATTTCATTTTGACAAAGTAGGACACACAGGAACTCTTGATCCTTTAGCCTCAGGACTTTTAATTATTTGTGTGGGTAAAGCCACTAAACTGGCTTTTTTGTTCGATAAACTACCAAAAACTTATCAAGGAACCTTTCTTTTTAATAAACATTATGATACTTTGGATGTGACAGGTAAATTGTTGGATACCAAAAACACCCCTTTAACTGATTGTACCATCCAAAAAAGTTTTGCATCTTTTCATCAAAAAAAGTATTTGCAAATACCTCCTATGTTTTCAGCAGTTAAAATTAAAGGGAAAAAAATGTATCGTTTAGCACGCAAAAATCAAGTTGTAGATATTCCTCCAAGAGAAGTTTTTATTCATCATTTTGAAAAAACATCTTTGTTTTGTCGCGACCAAGTAGATTTTTTGGCACATGTTTCCAAAGGAACTTATATTAGAAGTCTTGCGCGCGATCTAGCTTTGCAATTAAATACTTATGGTGCTCTTCTTCGTTTGCAAAGAACTGTAATTGGCACGCATTTATTACAAAACGCTAAAACTATTGAAAATTTAGAACTCAATGATTTGATTTTGGATAGTACTTTTTTTGCTGCTTACGATGAACTTATTTTAAATGATTATTTAATTAAGTTAGTAAAAAACGGCACTCATTTAGACCAAAGACAAATAACTACTAAAAAACCTTTTATAGTTAAAGATAGTAATAAAAATTTTGTTGCTTATTATGATACCTTGGATGAAAATAAATACTATCCGCGTTATTTTTTTTAA
- the metG gene encoding methionine--tRNA ligase: protein MKTTPNQKPKFFLSTAIAYASGIPHIGNVYESILADAIARFKRLEGFDVLFQTGTDEHGQKIAAKALQQGKNPQEYVDQISLEIKRIYDLMQVSYDKFAKTTNPHHKQTVQAIFYKLWQQGDIYLGKYQGLYSVAEESYVAAKDLIDGKTFNGETPILISEETYFFKLSKYQAQLLQYLENNPSLIKPDAQRKELLNLLKEPLADLSVSRTSFKWGIPVPFDPKHVIYVWIDALSNYLTGLDYNPTSKNSQFNRYWPCDMHVIGKDILRFHLIYWPILLMALEISLPKQFLTHPWILFDKNKMSKSKGNVLYVDDLLKYFPVDSIRYFVLSEIPYAQDGNITYELLVERHNSDLANVLGNLVHRVFGMVKSYRQNNLSKTLITTNLDPKFDLSKQALATLPLVLLKMQDCKVGDALKEIMNLARFANKYIDLVEPWNLFKNPEKQQLLDHTLYSLVETLRFLGVLLQPFLPQTAHKILTQLKASDITFESLDTFGLLSSQKLDNYHILFNRLEIDEVLPR from the coding sequence ATGAAAACAACCCCCAACCAAAAACCTAAATTTTTTCTTTCCACAGCAATTGCCTATGCTTCTGGCATTCCGCACATTGGAAACGTTTACGAATCTATTTTAGCTGATGCCATTGCTCGTTTCAAACGCCTAGAAGGATTTGATGTTTTGTTTCAAACAGGAACCGATGAACACGGACAAAAAATTGCTGCCAAAGCTTTGCAACAAGGCAAAAATCCCCAAGAATACGTAGACCAAATATCTTTGGAAATTAAAAGAATTTATGATTTAATGCAAGTAAGTTACGATAAATTTGCAAAAACTACCAATCCCCACCACAAACAAACAGTTCAAGCCATCTTTTACAAGTTATGGCAACAAGGAGATATTTATTTAGGAAAATATCAAGGGCTTTATTCAGTTGCTGAAGAATCTTATGTGGCTGCCAAAGATTTAATTGATGGAAAAACTTTTAATGGTGAAACTCCTATTTTAATCAGCGAAGAAACTTATTTTTTTAAGCTTTCCAAATATCAAGCCCAGTTATTGCAATATTTAGAAAACAATCCCTCCTTAATTAAACCTGATGCCCAAAGAAAAGAGCTGTTAAATTTATTAAAAGAACCATTAGCAGATTTGTCTGTTTCTAGAACTTCTTTCAAGTGGGGCATTCCCGTTCCTTTTGACCCCAAACACGTTATTTATGTTTGGATTGATGCTCTAAGCAATTATCTAACCGGACTAGACTACAATCCTACATCCAAAAATAGTCAGTTTAATCGATATTGGCCCTGTGATATGCATGTTATTGGTAAAGATATTTTAAGGTTTCACCTTATCTACTGGCCTATTTTATTGATGGCACTTGAAATTTCACTACCCAAACAGTTTTTAACCCATCCATGGATTTTGTTTGATAAAAATAAAATGTCTAAATCTAAAGGTAACGTTTTGTACGTTGATGATTTGTTAAAATATTTTCCGGTGGATTCCATTCGTTATTTTGTTCTATCAGAAATTCCTTATGCTCAAGATGGTAATATCACTTATGAATTGTTAGTAGAAAGGCACAATAGTGACCTAGCTAATGTTTTGGGAAATTTAGTTCATAGAGTTTTTGGGATGGTAAAAAGTTATCGCCAAAATAATTTATCCAAAACTTTAATTACAACTAATTTAGATCCCAAATTTGATTTATCCAAACAAGCTTTAGCAACTCTTCCTTTGGTTCTTCTCAAAATGCAAGATTGTAAAGTAGGAGATGCCTTGAAAGAAATTATGAATTTGGCTCGTTTTGCTAATAAATACATTGATTTGGTAGAACCTTGGAATTTATTTAAAAATCCTGAAAAACAACAACTATTAGACCACACACTATATTCTTTGGTAGAAACTTTAAGGTTTTTAGGAGTTTTATTGCAACCTTTTTTACCTCAAACTGCTCATAAAATTTTAACTCAACTCAAAGCCTCCGATATTACTTTTGAAAGTTTAGATACTTTCGGGCTTCTTTCAAGTCAAAAATTAGATAATTATCATATTTTATTTAATCGTTTGGAAATTGATGAAGTTTTACCTAGATAA
- a CDS encoding HU family DNA-binding protein yields MNKLEFLRKLAEKNGVSQKEADKFLNNFIEVISQSLQEFKEDEKVTLTGFGTFEVKHRSAREGKNPRTGKTIDIPAKKVPTFKFSKSFKDLFVA; encoded by the coding sequence ATGAACAAATTAGAATTTTTAAGAAAATTAGCTGAAAAAAATGGCGTTAGTCAAAAAGAAGCTGATAAATTTCTTAATAACTTTATTGAAGTTATTTCTCAAAGTCTTCAAGAATTCAAAGAAGATGAAAAAGTTACTTTAACAGGTTTTGGCACCTTTGAAGTAAAACACAGAAGTGCTCGCGAAGGAAAAAATCCAAGAACTGGTAAAACTATTGACATTCCAGCTAAAAAGGTTCCTACTTTCAAATTTAGCAAAAGTTTTAAAGATCTTTTCGTTGCTTAA
- a CDS encoding thioredoxin family protein: MSNLMNYQGQDFETITATQQLVVVDFFATWCPPCQRLLPVLDEVCLLEKDILFYKVDVDFFRQLALEKGVSGFPTLILYKDKKELARHSGFLNKEDLLKFLHSYK, from the coding sequence ATGAGTAATTTAATGAATTATCAAGGACAAGATTTTGAAACCATAACTGCCACACAACAATTGGTAGTTGTTGATTTTTTTGCTACATGGTGTCCTCCATGTCAAAGATTATTGCCTGTTTTGGATGAAGTTTGCCTTTTAGAAAAAGACATTCTTTTTTACAAAGTAGACGTTGATTTTTTTAGACAATTAGCATTAGAAAAAGGTGTTTCTGGCTTTCCCACCCTTATTTTATACAAAGATAAAAAAGAATTAGCAAGACATAGTGGTTTTCTAAATAAAGAAGACTTGCTTAAATTTTTACATTCTTATAAATAA
- the rpmG gene encoding 50S ribosomal protein L33 produces MRDLVKLVCTECKRENYHTDKNKKKTPGRLELKKYCPFSRTHTLHREKK; encoded by the coding sequence ATGCGTGATTTAGTAAAATTAGTTTGTACAGAGTGCAAAAGAGAAAATTATCATACTGATAAAAATAAAAAAAAGACCCCAGGACGTTTAGAATTAAAAAAATACTGTCCTTTTTCTAGAACTCACACTCTACATAGAGAAAAAAAATGA
- a CDS encoding DNA polymerase III subunit delta' — protein MNKTQSLLAKFNQIIQNNKLAHLYLVVGSTLSQQKLFVLGLAYLIFKPHDPHLLKKDTLLNSQYPNFYYLTKQNHLFTKEQILQFQKNFLQTSLFGTQRIYVIEEIEKITTQTSNSLLHFFENPSNNNTIGFLLTNNLEQVLPTIVSRCQIINISDTVDAKSQNLDSKTKSQIDDFDFSLSNLINKNSDQMDLFIASDYYQNFKQFFLDFLIQFPKTISLKLAVFASPLLAKLISCPHFLNDFLSVLLRFFSDILYEKTPNSKTPIYFSKTQILTNPEYQKYYQTLPLPTTFNILKIIHQIYKKQNILSNQENLFMALLIQLEAQRLSF, from the coding sequence AGCCAAATTTAACCAAATTATCCAAAATAATAAACTCGCCCATCTTTATTTAGTTGTTGGCTCCACTCTTTCCCAACAAAAATTATTTGTTTTGGGACTTGCCTATCTTATTTTCAAACCTCATGACCCTCATCTTTTGAAAAAAGATACCTTACTTAATTCGCAATACCCCAATTTTTATTATTTAACCAAACAAAACCATCTTTTTACCAAAGAACAAATTTTGCAATTTCAAAAAAACTTTTTGCAAACTTCTTTATTCGGAACCCAAAGAATTTATGTAATTGAAGAAATAGAAAAAATAACTACCCAAACTTCCAACAGTTTATTGCATTTTTTTGAAAATCCTTCCAACAACAATACTATAGGTTTTTTATTAACAAATAATTTAGAACAAGTTTTACCAACCATAGTTTCTCGTTGTCAAATTATTAATATCTCTGATACTGTGGATGCAAAATCACAAAATTTAGACTCTAAAACCAAATCCCAAATAGATGATTTTGATTTTTCCTTAAGTAATTTAATAAATAAAAATTCCGATCAAATGGATTTATTTATTGCCAGCGATTATTATCAAAATTTTAAACAATTTTTTTTGGATTTTCTTATTCAATTCCCAAAAACAATTTCATTAAAATTAGCAGTTTTTGCCTCTCCTCTGCTTGCAAAACTTATCTCTTGTCCTCATTTTTTAAATGATTTTTTATCAGTGTTATTACGTTTTTTTTCTGATATTTTATATGAAAAAACACCTAACTCCAAAACACCCATTTATTTTTCCAAAACACAAATTTTAACAAATCCAGAATATCAAAAATACTATCAAACCCTACCCCTTCCAACCACTTTTAATATTTTAAAAATTATTCACCAAATTTACAAAAAACAAAATATATTATCTAATCAAGAAAATCTTTTCATGGCTTTGTTAATTCAATTAGAAGCCCAAAGACTTTCATTTTAA
- a CDS encoding pseudouridine synthase — protein MQRLQKVLAYANVASRRKAEILILEKRIKVNGKIISELGTKVSSSDIITLDDKPITKTTYSYFLLNKPNGFLSTAKDNKKRPTVLDLIEEASIQRLYPIGRLDFNTTGLLLITNDGDLTQKLTHPSFCIPKEYHVKINACLQKKDLATFRKGIIIDKNYLAVCKEIDILKSSYTPKPSTWLKLVITEGKNRQVRKMMQALGYQVLKLKRYRYSFLTIENLTIGAYRPLKIHEIKKLKTLTTQIPH, from the coding sequence ATGCAAAGATTACAAAAAGTTTTGGCTTATGCAAATGTGGCATCTAGAAGAAAAGCAGAAATTTTAATTTTGGAAAAACGCATTAAAGTTAATGGCAAAATTATTTCTGAATTAGGAACCAAAGTATCTTCCAGCGACATTATAACTTTGGATGACAAACCGATCACCAAAACCACTTATTCTTATTTTTTGCTCAACAAGCCCAATGGATTTCTTTCCACTGCCAAAGACAATAAAAAACGCCCTACTGTTTTGGATTTAATCGAAGAAGCAAGCATACAAAGATTATATCCGATAGGACGCCTTGATTTTAATACTACAGGACTACTTTTAATTACTAATGACGGCGATCTTACTCAAAAATTAACCCATCCTTCCTTTTGTATTCCTAAAGAATATCATGTTAAAATTAATGCTTGTTTGCAAAAAAAAGACCTTGCCACATTCCGCAAAGGAATTATCATTGATAAAAATTATTTGGCTGTTTGTAAAGAAATTGATATTTTGAAAAGTTCTTATACACCCAAACCTTCTACTTGGTTAAAGCTAGTAATAACTGAAGGAAAAAACAGGCAAGTTCGTAAAATGATGCAAGCTTTAGGCTATCAAGTTTTAAAGTTAAAACGTTATCGTTATTCTTTTTTAACTATTGAAAATCTCACAATAGGTGCTTATCGCCCTTTAAAAATTCATGAAATTAAAAAATTAAAAACCTTAACTACTCAAATACCGCATTAA